A single genomic interval of Arctopsyche grandis isolate Sample6627 chromosome 8, ASM5162203v2, whole genome shotgun sequence harbors:
- the Cox17 gene encoding cytochrome c oxidase copper chaperone COX17, giving the protein MGASGSSPASSVSASVDAAAPDTPAVSAEKPKCKACCACPETKRVRDACIVENGEENCTKLIEDHKACMRKMGFNI; this is encoded by the exons ATGGGAGCAAGCGGCAGCAGTCCCGCTTCAAGTGTTTCAGCCTCTGTTGATGCAGCCGCTCCAGACACTCCAGCAGTTTCAGCTGAAAAGCCAAAGTGCAAAGCGTGTTGCGCTTGTCCCGAGACCAAACGCGTCAGGGACGCTTG CATTGTAGAAAACGGAGAAGAAAATTGTACAAAGCTAATAGAAGATCATAAAGCCTGTATGAGGAAAATGGGTTTcaatatttaa